The proteins below are encoded in one region of Hordeum vulgare subsp. vulgare chromosome 3H, MorexV3_pseudomolecules_assembly, whole genome shotgun sequence:
- the LOC123440000 gene encoding uncharacterized protein LOC123440000 codes for MARGKVAEWIRKRAMPRKPAAGRRSRASGASESILRDAEESWSSASGPPAPMPSRKAAGSGNGANGGAPAHSSSKVRAIGFLSALRWRPRVNVLAVVYEHVVYHLMWLVESVVVVGRLIFFLMRFGFKQL; via the coding sequence ATGGCGCGCGGTAAGGTGGCTGAGTGGATACGGAAGCGGGCGATGCCGAGGAAGCCGGCAGCCGGGCGCCGGAGCAGGGCCAGTGGGGCGTCGGAGTCGATACTAAGAGACGCGGAGGAGAGCTGGAGCAGCGCCAGCGGGCCGCCGGCGCCGATGCCTTCTAGAAAGGCCGCCGGGAGCGGGAACGGCGCCAATGGTGGCGCGCCGGCGCACTCGAGCTCGAAGGTCCGGGCAATCGGCTTCTTGTCGGCGCTGCGGTGGCGGCCGCGCGTGAACGTGCTGGCCGTGGTGTACGAGCACGTGGTGTATCACCTGATGTGGCTGGTGGAGTCCGTGGTGGTGGTTGGAAGgctcatcttcttcctcatgcGCTTCGGCTTCAAGCAGCTCTGA